The following are encoded together in the Geobacter sulfurreducens PCA genome:
- a CDS encoding glutamate-5-semialdehyde dehydrogenase, whose amino-acid sequence MSIAEKIRNIAADARQAAIAMAKLSASAKNELLLAMAGSLVRNTVQLIEENRKDLEAGEAKGLSTAMLDRLMLNEARIKAMADGLREVAALSDPVGEVTRMWTRPNGLRVGKMRIPLGVIGIIYEARPNVTADAAALCLKSGNSVILRGGSEAIHSNLAIARILGEELKRAGIPAAALSVVPFPEREGVLEMLKQEEFIDLIIPRGGESLIRFVVENSRIPVIKHYKGVCHVFVDADADFDMAEKIIVNGKVQRPGVCNALETLLVHKDIAETFIPRIAETLIELKVELRGDDCVRQFVPQATKATEDDWHAEYLELILAVRVVDDLDEAVAHINRYGSLHTEAIVTRDYHNAQRFIREVNSSTVLVNASTRFADGNQLGLGAEIGISTTKLHSFGPMGLEDLTTTKFIVYGDGQVRP is encoded by the coding sequence ATGTCGATCGCCGAAAAGATTCGAAACATCGCCGCCGACGCCCGCCAGGCCGCAATAGCCATGGCGAAGCTTTCCGCCTCCGCCAAGAACGAGCTTCTCCTGGCCATGGCCGGTTCTCTGGTCAGGAACACCGTCCAGCTCATTGAGGAAAACCGGAAGGACCTGGAAGCGGGCGAGGCCAAGGGGCTTTCGACCGCCATGCTCGACCGGCTCATGCTCAACGAGGCCCGAATCAAGGCCATGGCCGACGGCCTACGTGAGGTGGCGGCTCTCTCCGACCCGGTGGGGGAGGTGACGCGGATGTGGACCCGCCCTAACGGCCTCCGTGTGGGCAAGATGCGGATTCCCTTGGGGGTCATCGGGATAATCTACGAGGCGCGCCCCAACGTCACCGCCGATGCCGCGGCTCTCTGCCTCAAGAGCGGCAACAGCGTCATTCTGCGGGGCGGCTCCGAAGCGATCCATTCCAATCTGGCTATCGCCCGCATCCTCGGGGAAGAACTGAAGCGGGCGGGCATCCCCGCTGCGGCCTTGTCGGTCGTTCCCTTCCCCGAGCGCGAGGGGGTTCTGGAGATGCTCAAGCAGGAGGAGTTCATCGACCTGATCATCCCGCGGGGAGGCGAAAGTCTGATCCGTTTCGTGGTCGAGAACTCGCGCATCCCGGTCATCAAGCACTACAAGGGGGTCTGCCACGTTTTCGTGGACGCGGATGCCGATTTCGACATGGCGGAAAAGATCATCGTCAACGGCAAGGTCCAGCGGCCCGGGGTCTGCAATGCCCTGGAGACGCTCCTGGTCCACAAGGATATTGCGGAGACCTTTATCCCCCGTATTGCCGAGACCCTCATCGAGCTGAAGGTGGAGCTGAGGGGCGACGACTGCGTCCGCCAGTTTGTGCCCCAGGCCACAAAGGCCACCGAGGACGACTGGCATGCCGAATACCTGGAGCTGATCCTCGCGGTCCGGGTGGTGGACGACCTGGACGAGGCCGTGGCCCACATCAACCGTTACGGCTCGCTCCACACCGAGGCCATCGTCACCCGCGACTATCACAATGCCCAGCGCTTCATCCGGGAGGTGAACTCCAGCACTGTGCTGGTCAATGCCTCCACCCGATTTGCCGATGGCAACCAACTGGGGCTCGGTGCCGAGATCGGCATCTCCACCACCAAGCTCCACTCCTTCGGCCCCATGGGACTGGAGGATCTGACAACGACCAAGTTCATCGTCTATGGCGATGGACAGGTGAGGCCGTGA